In Drosophila teissieri strain GT53w chromosome 2R, Prin_Dtei_1.1, whole genome shotgun sequence, the following proteins share a genomic window:
- the LOC122613883 gene encoding uncharacterized protein LOC122613883, with amino-acid sequence MCSCSIRCCFLYSLIIFSFVYYYNDVVVDYLVFEEQHLVEKYSVDTKGCRMLTMAPNERDVMFLWRGLRRDFCASNLDMSSFSKCEYNYLRTDVNIELAKARYGVETLESFKCIYYAMERNTDFDNRYLYSREFALLTDGNNTIEPHVDIIRAECFINAKNIYNGVHFYIHPTDKWLRNTQGLPPLKLASDVDSLSVLIVGLDSISQMHFHRSMTRTANFLLSLPHVELKGFNRLGDDSFDSLMPLLSGLSGQEMKDISSNLSSLDSCPFIWKVFQRAGYQTGLGEDNIDKSLFVKGFRKPPTDFYLRPALLEMWLKTRTDGLYGTHCNEKDNYAMVLREFLFKMLPHYKEHRFFTFLWWTQGIDHLFNYGRKLDQPFLKMFKDLAQSGILKNTVLLVVSNHGLNKGRFYKTVQGKVEESQPLAMLCYPRWLEERYPQALGNLKSNNRRLVNAFDLHATLQSFPNLKSLEDETLKQRRSDLWAMGNDIPRGISLFLPIPDHRDCFLAAIPTANCLCQQLRNVSTSDGYVLRAARLIIRNLNKMTRTHTPPCKTLYLVRVLTADKWRRIADEHQSEFRVRVLATPGEGQFEGKVRYSGYTLAVDGLITRVNDHRNGSQCIRNYLIDMYCFCP; translated from the coding sequence ATGTGCTCCTGCAGCATACGTTGCTGCTTCTTGTATAGTTTGATTATCTTCTCCTTTGTTTACTACTATAACGATGTGGTGGTCGACTACCTAGTCTTCGAGGAGCAGCATCTTGTGGAGAAATACTCTGTGGACACTAAGGGCTGTCGTATGCTGACTATGGCTCCCAATGAACGCGACGTAATGTTCCTGTGGCGCGGACTTCGTAGAGACTTTTGTGCCAGCAACCTGGACATGTCATCCTTCAGCAAATGCGAATACAACTACCTGAGAACGGATGTAAATATAGAGCTTGCTAAAGCAAGGTACGGCGTCGAGACTTTGGAGAGtttcaagtgcatttattATGCCATGGAGCGAAACACCGATTTCGACAATCGCTACTTGTATAGCAGAGAATTCGCGTTGCTCACGGATGGTAATAATACAATAGAGCCCCATGTGGATATCATAAGGGCTGAGTGCTTTATCAACGCTAAAAACATCTACAACGGAGTTCATTTTTACATTCATCCAACCGACAAATGGCTGCGTAACACCCAGGGTCTCCCTCCTCTGAAGTTAGCTTCCGACGTCGACAGTTTGTCTGTGTTGATCGTGGGCCTAGATTCCATTTCCCAAATGCATTTCCACAGAAGCATGACTCGCACAGCCAACTTTCTGCTATCTCTTCCGCACGTGGAACTTAAGGGGTTCAATCGGTTAGGTGATGACAGCTTCGATAGTCTGATGCCGTTGCTTAGCGGCCTAAGTGGGCAAGAAATGAAGGACATTTCGTCGAACCTCAGCAGCCTGGACAGCTGTCCTTTTATCTGGAAGGTTTTCCAAAGAGCCGGCTATCAAACGGGACTGGGCGAGGACAACATAGACAAGAGTCTGTTCGTGAAAGGGTTTCGGAAGCCGCCAACAGATTTTTACCTCCGGCCTGCCCTTCTTGAGATGTGGCTAAAAACGAGAACGGACGGATTATATGGTACCCACTGCAACGAAAAGGACAATTACGCAATGGTGCTTAGAGAGTTCCTATTTAAGATGCTTCCTCATTATAAAGAGCACAGGTTCTTTACGTTTCTTTGGTGGACCCAGGGCATTGATCACCTATTTAACTACGGCCGGAAGCTGGATCAACCGTTcctgaaaatgtttaaagacTTGGCACAGAGTGGTATTCTTAAGAACACGGTGCTATTGGTGGTTTCTAATCATGGCTTAAATAAGGGCCGATTTTACAAAACCGTGCAGGGCAAAGTGGAAGAGAGTCAGCCCCTGGCCATGCTTTGCTATCCCAGGTGGCTGGAAGAACGATATCCGCAGGCCCTCGGCAACTTAAAGAGTAACAACCGTCGTTTGGTCAACGCCTTTGATTTACATGCCACTCTTCAGAGCTTCCCCAATCTGAAGTCCCTGGAGGATGAGACACTAAAGCAGCGCAGATCTGATTtatgggcaatgggcaatgaCATTCCGCGAGGAATAAGCCTTTTCTTGCCTATTCCAGACCATAGAGACTGTTTCTTGGCCGCCATACCCACGGCTAACTGTCTGTGTCAGCAGCTTAGAAATGTCTCGACTTCAGATGGCTATGTTTTGAGGGCTGCACGCCTCATTATTCGAAACCTCAATAAGATGACCCGCACACATACTCCGCCTTGCAAGACTTTATACCTGGTACGGGTTTTGACTGCCGATAAGTGGAGACGCATCGCAGATGAGCATCAGTCGGAATTTAGGGTGCGAGTGTTAGCCACTCCTGGCGAGGGTCAGTTTGAAGGAAAAGTTAGGTATTCGGGATATACGCTAGCTGTAGACGGCCTTATAACACGCGTTAATGACCACAGAAATGGCTCTCAGTGCATTAGAAACTACTTGATTGACATGTATTGCTTTTGTCCTTAA